In the genome of Gordonia rubripertincta, one region contains:
- a CDS encoding acyltransferase family protein: protein MAPESAPSTPTTPAYRTDLDGLRGIAITLVACFHVWFGKVSGGVDVFLTLSGYFFLGSLLRHAIYAQKPNVTFRDTLNPWPRLKRLLKRLLPALITVLLAATVLTVVVLPQTRWANIGNEVVASALYYQNWYLALNSQDYLAASSANSPLQHIWSMSMQGQFFLLTLIVAMAFAGVLKLLAKAARPFADPRVIRVLVFAAVLVVALGSFWWAHRGMAINQPYNYYSTISRLWEPLVGGLLAIWLPSLRVPNWVRNLATAGALALIISCGWWIDGVDEYPGPMALVPVGATLLIIWAGATALQKAPHGSHVAPDQMPAANRMLASTWPVWLGTIAYALYLWHWPLLIFYLTWRDKNHANFLEGVGILGVSIGLAWLTKRYIEDPLRGGDRVALARGNREGRSRGLSYTAVVTAILLLGSVVAGVGIKVWENHVDNIVVDTKNLDPRSYPGARALLDNWPVPALDPQPSALEVIQDYPETSTDGYMSDFTDNEIHIGEYGDPNATRTIALAGGSHAEMWISALDTLGKRNGFKVKTYLKMGCPLSTNQVPKQRGVPYPECYDWGQRVIEQVIADKPDAVFTNSTRPRDYQPGDWVPPDYTPIFDRFLDAGVPVFGMRDTPWPKNGKGTIDTPICLADGGDAESCGSRRAAVLAPEDPALELAATRPDFHPLDMSRGICTDDFCPAIVGNITVYKDPHHLSATFVRSLTDELGRQMEAQLPWTGPQVP, encoded by the coding sequence GTGGCGCCGGAGTCGGCCCCCTCGACGCCGACGACCCCCGCCTACCGCACCGACCTCGACGGTCTGCGCGGCATCGCGATCACCCTCGTGGCCTGCTTCCACGTGTGGTTCGGGAAAGTCTCCGGCGGCGTCGACGTCTTTCTCACCCTGTCGGGATATTTCTTTCTCGGTTCACTCCTCCGGCACGCGATCTACGCACAGAAGCCGAACGTCACCTTCCGCGACACCCTCAACCCGTGGCCGCGGCTGAAACGACTGCTGAAGCGACTCCTACCCGCCCTGATCACCGTGTTGCTCGCGGCCACAGTGCTCACCGTCGTGGTCCTGCCGCAGACCCGCTGGGCCAACATCGGTAACGAGGTCGTGGCCAGCGCCCTGTACTACCAGAACTGGTACCTGGCACTGAACTCCCAGGACTACCTGGCCGCGAGTTCGGCCAACAGTCCCCTGCAGCACATCTGGTCGATGTCGATGCAGGGACAGTTCTTCCTGCTGACCCTGATCGTCGCCATGGCGTTCGCCGGAGTCCTGAAGCTGCTGGCCAAGGCCGCCCGCCCGTTCGCAGATCCGCGCGTCATCCGGGTCCTGGTCTTCGCCGCGGTCCTCGTCGTCGCCCTGGGGTCGTTCTGGTGGGCTCACCGCGGCATGGCGATCAACCAGCCGTACAACTACTACTCGACGATCTCGCGACTGTGGGAGCCGCTGGTCGGCGGCCTGCTCGCGATCTGGCTGCCGAGCCTGCGCGTGCCCAACTGGGTGCGCAACCTGGCCACTGCCGGAGCGCTCGCGCTCATCATCAGCTGCGGCTGGTGGATCGACGGTGTCGACGAGTACCCGGGCCCGATGGCACTCGTCCCCGTCGGTGCGACACTCCTCATCATCTGGGCGGGCGCGACCGCACTGCAGAAGGCGCCGCACGGTTCGCACGTCGCGCCGGACCAGATGCCGGCCGCCAACCGCATGCTGGCGAGTACCTGGCCGGTGTGGCTGGGCACCATCGCCTACGCGCTGTATCTGTGGCACTGGCCGCTGCTGATCTTCTACCTGACCTGGCGAGACAAGAATCACGCGAACTTCCTCGAAGGAGTCGGCATCCTCGGGGTGTCGATCGGTCTCGCCTGGCTCACCAAGCGCTACATCGAGGACCCGCTCCGCGGCGGTGACCGGGTGGCCCTCGCCCGGGGGAACCGCGAGGGCCGGTCCCGCGGGCTGTCCTACACCGCGGTGGTGACGGCGATCCTGCTGCTCGGCAGTGTGGTCGCGGGAGTCGGCATCAAGGTGTGGGAGAACCACGTCGACAACATCGTCGTCGACACCAAGAACCTCGACCCGCGGTCGTACCCGGGTGCGCGTGCCCTGCTCGACAACTGGCCGGTCCCCGCGCTCGATCCTCAGCCGTCGGCGCTGGAAGTGATCCAGGACTACCCGGAGACCTCCACCGACGGATACATGAGCGACTTCACCGACAACGAGATTCACATCGGTGAGTACGGCGATCCGAACGCGACCCGCACGATCGCGCTGGCCGGCGGATCGCATGCGGAGATGTGGATCTCCGCACTCGACACCCTCGGCAAACGCAACGGGTTCAAGGTCAAGACCTACCTGAAGATGGGGTGCCCGCTGTCGACCAACCAGGTCCCCAAGCAGCGCGGCGTCCCCTACCCCGAGTGCTACGACTGGGGTCAGCGGGTCATCGAACAGGTCATCGCCGACAAGCCCGACGCGGTGTTCACCAATTCGACCCGCCCGCGCGACTATCAGCCCGGCGACTGGGTGCCGCCGGACTACACCCCGATCTTCGATCGCTTCCTCGACGCCGGCGTCCCGGTGTTCGGCATGCGGGACACGCCGTGGCCGAAGAACGGCAAGGGCACCATCGACACACCCATCTGCCTCGCCGACGGCGGCGACGCGGAGAGCTGCGGTTCGCGCCGTGCCGCCGTCCTCGCCCCCGAGGACCCGGCGCTCGAGCTCGCCGCCACCCGCCCGGACTTCCACCCGCTGGACATGTCGCGGGGTATCTGCACCGACGACTTCTGCCCCGCGATCGTCGGCAACATCACCGTCTACAAGGACCCACATCACCTCTCGGCGACGTTTGTCCGCAGTCTGACCGACGAGCTCGGCCGGCAGATGGAGGCCCAATTGCCCTGGACCGGCCCGCAGGTACCGTGA
- a CDS encoding 8-amino-7-oxononanoate synthase: MTIAAGQPVAGQDVTSGAVGLAWLARAARDRAEAGLHREPHVRRAGADAVNLGSNDYLGLSTHPDVIAGAQAAAAQWGGGSTASRLVVGTTQAHVDLENELADFLGFPAALAFSSGYLANVGAVTALAGRGDLIVSDTGSHASLIDGCRLSRARVVVVDRGDHEAVRAALAERTEERALVVTDSVYSIDGEPAPVADLYAAARAHGAVLLVDEAHAVGVRGPGGRGLVAEQGLSGAPDLVVTTVLSKSLGAQGGVVLGPEILRSHLIDCARPFIFDTGLNPAAVGAARAALRILRADPALPDRLRDNARHLARACGVDEPAAAVISIIVGDPQRAVDAAAACRDRGVLVGCFRPPSVPPGTSRLRITVRADLDAATLDHVAEVVDAALREVGAR, encoded by the coding sequence ATGACCATCGCCGCGGGACAGCCGGTGGCCGGCCAGGATGTCACCTCGGGTGCGGTCGGACTCGCCTGGCTCGCCCGTGCCGCACGCGATCGTGCCGAGGCCGGCCTGCATCGCGAGCCGCATGTCCGACGAGCCGGTGCCGACGCCGTCAATCTCGGCTCGAACGACTACCTCGGACTGTCGACGCACCCCGACGTCATCGCCGGTGCGCAGGCCGCGGCCGCGCAGTGGGGTGGCGGATCGACGGCGTCGAGGCTCGTCGTCGGCACCACCCAGGCCCATGTCGACCTCGAGAACGAACTGGCCGACTTCCTGGGTTTCCCTGCCGCACTGGCCTTTTCGTCTGGCTACCTCGCCAACGTGGGTGCGGTGACCGCACTCGCCGGACGCGGCGATCTGATTGTCAGTGACACCGGGTCGCATGCGTCGCTGATCGATGGCTGCCGGCTGTCCCGGGCGCGCGTGGTCGTCGTCGACCGCGGCGATCACGAGGCCGTGCGGGCCGCCCTTGCCGAGCGCACCGAGGAGCGGGCGCTCGTCGTCACCGATTCGGTGTACAGCATCGACGGTGAGCCCGCGCCCGTTGCCGACTTGTATGCCGCGGCCCGCGCGCACGGCGCGGTGTTGCTCGTCGACGAGGCCCACGCCGTCGGCGTCCGTGGCCCAGGTGGGCGCGGACTCGTTGCCGAGCAGGGACTTTCCGGCGCGCCCGATCTGGTGGTCACCACGGTGCTGTCGAAGTCTTTAGGGGCGCAGGGCGGGGTGGTCCTCGGACCGGAGATCCTGAGGTCGCACCTGATCGACTGCGCGCGCCCCTTCATCTTCGACACCGGACTCAATCCGGCAGCGGTCGGCGCCGCGCGTGCCGCATTGCGGATACTGCGTGCCGACCCGGCGCTGCCGGACCGGTTGCGCGACAATGCCCGTCATCTGGCACGCGCCTGCGGCGTCGACGAGCCTGCCGCCGCGGTGATCTCGATCATCGTCGGTGATCCGCAGCGTGCCGTCGACGCGGCCGCGGCCTGCCGTGACCGCGGAGTCCTGGTCGGGTGCTTCCGCCCACCGTCGGTCCCGCCGGGCACGTCCCGCCTGCGGATCACGGTCCGCGCCGACCTCGACGCCGCGACCCTCGACCACGTCGCCGAGGTCGTCGACGCCGCGCTCCGCGAGGTGGGTGCCCGATGA
- the treY gene encoding malto-oligosyltrehalose synthase, with protein MSTRPTPRATYRFQLNGDFGFADVTATLDHLVDLGVSHVYLSPIGTAATGSTHGYDWVPPPAVSDVLGGIDGLRELRKAASERGLGLIIDIVPNHTGVADALANPWFADLLRHGARSAYASYFDVDLSEDNGAGGKIALPVVAADGDLSPLEIDEQGNLRYYDHAFPIAPGTGDGSAAEVHARQHYKLVPWNSGLIGYRRFFTVNELAGLRQEDSTVYEATHEWLRELFAEDLVDGVRVDHPDGLWDPQQYLRTLRADVGDERLIYIEKILAPDEPLEPTLPVEGTTGYDQMRIIDGLFVAPSGVVQLTELNEHITGETGDAQWFASVEHQRKLTTLRESFPTELRRLVRAITHSDPAADSDAIADACAELIAGLGVYRADYPSLRPRLETTAVRIATENPSLTRALDAIMRATRSAGAATSRLAQTCGAVTAKSVEDSLFYRTARLVSAQEVGGDPANPAVSLNEFHDHNTERAHRWPLAMTATSTHDTKRGEDVRARIAVLSQVPERWSLLIERVWLGTDIPDNLACYFLLQNIFGVWPVDGEATGELRARIVEYARKACREAGLRTTWTEVDEKFEDAIEHWIEQVTTEPIATAVRELVDRTTPAFQQEALARKAIAILGPGVPDIYQGTEWWEDSLVDPDNRRPVDFGRTLEHPKAELVRTALEVRAAHPEAFGASATYDRLPVDGPASDHAVAFSRGPAGVPEVVVVTARFTHSLKPESAAGTVVGLPRGARWRDVRSGAVYDSTVDLHTVRADHPVAILVSDH; from the coding sequence ATGAGCACTCGTCCGACACCACGGGCCACCTACCGATTCCAACTGAACGGCGACTTCGGGTTCGCCGACGTCACCGCGACCCTTGATCACCTCGTCGACCTCGGGGTCAGTCACGTCTACCTGTCTCCCATCGGCACGGCCGCAACCGGGTCGACCCACGGTTACGACTGGGTCCCGCCGCCCGCCGTGTCCGACGTCCTCGGTGGCATCGACGGTCTCCGTGAACTCCGTAAGGCGGCCTCCGAACGCGGCCTCGGCCTCATCATCGACATCGTCCCCAACCACACCGGGGTGGCCGACGCGCTCGCCAACCCGTGGTTCGCGGACCTGTTGCGCCATGGCGCCCGGTCGGCCTACGCCTCGTACTTCGACGTCGACCTCAGCGAGGACAACGGCGCCGGGGGCAAGATCGCACTACCGGTCGTCGCCGCCGACGGAGACCTGAGCCCGCTCGAGATCGACGAGCAGGGCAACCTGCGGTACTACGACCACGCCTTCCCGATCGCCCCCGGAACCGGCGACGGGAGCGCCGCGGAAGTCCATGCGCGCCAGCACTACAAGCTGGTGCCGTGGAACAGCGGACTGATCGGGTACCGCCGGTTCTTCACCGTCAACGAGCTCGCCGGCCTCCGGCAGGAGGACTCCACGGTCTACGAGGCCACCCACGAATGGTTGCGGGAGCTCTTCGCCGAGGATCTCGTCGACGGTGTGCGCGTCGATCATCCGGACGGGCTCTGGGATCCCCAGCAGTACCTGCGCACTCTCCGCGCCGACGTCGGCGACGAGCGGCTGATCTACATCGAGAAGATCCTCGCGCCGGACGAGCCCCTCGAACCGACGCTGCCCGTCGAGGGCACCACCGGTTACGACCAGATGCGGATCATCGACGGACTGTTCGTCGCACCGTCGGGCGTCGTGCAGCTCACCGAACTCAACGAGCACATCACCGGCGAGACCGGCGACGCGCAATGGTTCGCGTCGGTGGAGCACCAGCGCAAGCTGACGACGCTGCGCGAGTCCTTCCCCACCGAGCTCCGCCGGCTCGTCCGCGCGATCACCCATTCCGACCCGGCCGCCGACTCCGACGCGATCGCCGACGCCTGCGCCGAACTCATCGCCGGCCTCGGTGTCTACCGCGCCGACTATCCGTCCCTGCGACCTCGCCTGGAGACGACCGCGGTGCGAATCGCCACCGAGAACCCTTCTCTGACACGAGCACTCGACGCCATCATGCGCGCCACCCGGAGTGCTGGTGCCGCGACCTCACGCCTGGCGCAGACCTGTGGTGCGGTGACCGCGAAGTCCGTCGAGGACAGCCTCTTCTACCGCACGGCCCGACTGGTGTCGGCGCAGGAGGTGGGCGGCGATCCGGCGAACCCGGCGGTGTCGCTCAACGAATTCCACGACCACAACACCGAACGCGCCCACCGGTGGCCGCTGGCGATGACCGCGACATCGACGCACGACACGAAGCGGGGCGAGGACGTCCGCGCCCGGATCGCCGTGCTCTCCCAGGTTCCCGAACGGTGGTCGCTGCTGATCGAACGCGTCTGGCTGGGGACCGACATCCCGGACAATCTGGCGTGCTACTTCCTGTTGCAGAACATCTTCGGCGTGTGGCCGGTCGACGGAGAGGCCACCGGTGAACTGCGTGCCCGCATCGTCGAATACGCGCGCAAAGCCTGCCGCGAGGCCGGACTCAGGACCACGTGGACCGAGGTCGACGAGAAGTTCGAAGACGCGATCGAGCACTGGATCGAGCAGGTCACCACCGAGCCGATCGCGACCGCGGTTCGCGAACTGGTCGACCGGACCACCCCGGCCTTTCAGCAGGAAGCCCTCGCGCGCAAGGCGATCGCCATCCTCGGACCCGGCGTCCCGGACATCTATCAGGGCACCGAATGGTGGGAGGACTCGCTCGTCGACCCGGACAACCGGCGGCCGGTGGATTTCGGTCGGACTCTGGAGCATCCGAAGGCCGAGCTCGTTCGTACCGCGCTCGAGGTCCGCGCCGCGCACCCGGAGGCCTTCGGTGCGTCGGCCACGTACGACCGCCTGCCGGTCGACGGCCCGGCCTCCGATCACGCCGTCGCCTTCAGCCGCGGCCCCGCCGGCGTCCCCGAGGTCGTCGTGGTCACCGCGCGGTTCACCCACAGCCTCAAACCCGAATCGGCGGCCGGCACCGTTGTCGGGCTACCGCGCGGCGCTCGCTGGCGTGATGTCCGGAGCGGCGCGGTCTACGACTCGACGGTCGATCTGCACACCGTGCGCGCCGACCATCCGGTGGCGATACTCGTCTCTGATCACTGA
- a CDS encoding TetR family transcriptional regulator: MSNTRTDVLRAARDILREHSLADLSMRRLATELGVRPNALYWHFPNKQTLLAALADDILGAVTIPAADLAWDERLRLLATGMRAALLEVPDSAEVVSSSWASGLSTKAIAADIVAAGHAGGLSLRDAEAVSVAICQLVIGLTIEEQTRAQMERLGVIEPSGRDFTGEFVDGLTIILDGARTRARR, encoded by the coding sequence GTGAGCAACACCCGCACCGACGTCCTCCGCGCTGCCCGCGACATCCTGCGCGAGCACAGCCTGGCCGACCTGTCGATGCGCCGGCTCGCCACCGAACTCGGGGTCCGCCCCAACGCCCTGTACTGGCATTTCCCCAACAAACAGACCCTGCTGGCCGCTCTGGCCGACGACATCCTGGGCGCGGTCACGATCCCGGCCGCCGACCTGGCGTGGGACGAGCGGCTCCGCCTACTCGCCACCGGCATGCGCGCGGCCCTGCTCGAGGTGCCCGACAGCGCCGAAGTCGTGTCCTCGAGCTGGGCCAGCGGACTGTCCACCAAGGCCATCGCCGCCGACATCGTCGCGGCCGGACATGCCGGCGGGCTCTCGCTGCGCGACGCGGAGGCCGTCAGCGTCGCGATCTGTCAGCTGGTTATCGGCCTGACCATCGAGGAACAGACCCGTGCGCAGATGGAACGTCTCGGCGTCATCGAACCGTCGGGCCGCGACTTCACCGGCGAGTTCGTCGACGGGCTGACGATCATCCTCGACGGGGCCCGCACCCGGGCGCGTCGCTGA
- a CDS encoding adenosylmethionine--8-amino-7-oxononanoate transaminase produces the protein MDQAEISRVDAEHIWHPYGALPATTRPLVVTSASGVHLELADGRTVVDGMSSWWAAIHGYRHPRLDAAAAVQMGRMSHVMFGGLTHEPAARLAQLLVELTPEPLQKVFFCDSGSVAVEVAAKMALQYWRSRGESRRTRLLTWRGGYHGDTFTPMSVCDPDGGMHSMWSAVLTQQVFVDAPPADFRPEYVTTLEAAVREHRDELAAVIVEPVVQGAGGMRFHDPAYLSALRDICDRHGVLLIFDEIATGFGRTGTLFAADAAHVAPDIMCVGKALTGGYMTLAATLCTSHLAEVISAGEAGGLAHGPTFMANPLACAVAVAAIELLLETPWAERVAEIGAGLAEGLTPLRDLDGVVDVRVHGAIGVVELDRPVDMSAATAAAMDAGAWLRPFRNLVYTMPPFICTPDDVATIVRGISAAVRATLGETSSAFSELVAARS, from the coding sequence GTGGACCAGGCCGAGATCAGCCGTGTCGACGCCGAGCACATCTGGCATCCCTACGGGGCGCTGCCCGCGACGACCCGACCGCTGGTGGTCACCTCGGCGTCGGGGGTTCACCTCGAACTCGCCGACGGACGAACCGTGGTCGACGGCATGAGTTCGTGGTGGGCCGCGATCCACGGCTACCGGCACCCGCGCCTCGACGCCGCGGCCGCCGTCCAGATGGGCCGGATGTCGCACGTGATGTTCGGGGGACTCACCCACGAACCGGCCGCGCGGCTCGCCCAACTCCTTGTCGAACTCACCCCCGAGCCACTGCAGAAGGTGTTCTTCTGCGACTCGGGATCGGTCGCGGTCGAGGTCGCGGCCAAGATGGCCTTGCAGTACTGGCGCAGCCGCGGGGAGTCGCGGCGCACCCGGTTGCTGACCTGGCGCGGCGGCTACCACGGCGACACCTTCACGCCGATGAGCGTCTGTGATCCCGACGGCGGAATGCACTCGATGTGGTCGGCGGTCCTCACGCAGCAGGTCTTCGTCGACGCGCCCCCGGCCGACTTCCGCCCGGAATACGTGACCACGCTGGAGGCCGCGGTCCGGGAGCACCGCGACGAACTCGCCGCCGTCATCGTCGAGCCTGTCGTCCAGGGTGCCGGCGGTATGCGCTTCCACGATCCTGCATATCTGTCCGCCCTGCGCGACATCTGCGACCGTCACGGCGTCCTGCTGATCTTCGACGAGATCGCCACCGGATTCGGCCGTACCGGAACACTCTTCGCCGCCGATGCCGCACACGTCGCCCCCGACATCATGTGCGTCGGCAAGGCGCTCACCGGCGGGTACATGACGCTCGCCGCAACGCTCTGCACGTCCCATCTCGCCGAGGTCATCAGCGCGGGGGAGGCCGGCGGACTCGCCCACGGCCCGACCTTCATGGCCAACCCGCTCGCCTGCGCGGTCGCTGTCGCGGCCATCGAGCTGCTGCTCGAAACCCCGTGGGCCGAGCGCGTGGCGGAGATCGGAGCGGGTCTCGCCGAGGGGCTGACGCCGTTGCGGGACCTCGACGGCGTCGTCGACGTCCGGGTGCACGGTGCGATCGGTGTGGTCGAACTCGACCGTCCCGTCGACATGTCGGCGGCGACCGCGGCTGCAATGGACGCCGGCGCGTGGCTGCGGCCCTTCCGCAACCTCGTCTACACGATGCCACCGTTCATCTGCACCCCCGACGACGTCGCGACGATCGTCCGCGGGATCTCCGCGGCCGTGCGTGCCACGCTCGGCGAAACATCCTCTGCATTTTCCGAACTCGTGGCGGCGCGATCATGA
- the glgX gene encoding glycogen debranching protein GlgX: protein MPDDPVQVDALVEPEPAPIPVWPGTPYPLGATYDGAGTNFSLFSEVAEAVELCLIDRDGKERRIRLEEVDGYCWHCYLPNVVPGQFYGFRVYGPYDPARGLRCDPSKLLLDPYGKAFHGDFDGDPSLFSYPLPTPDDAEDSAGDHGEGPAADTGDAAGGDPENEAAPGDTDADEVDTEAGDTEPEGDADEGTAADRGVTGTAEATKASDDAESVELEPLPEIDPAPEYPMPGLDSLGHTMVSVVINPYFDWQNDRSPNRPYHQTVIYEAHVKGMTATHPGVPESLRGTYAGLCHPVIIDHLKSLGITAIELMPVHQFMQDFTLRDQGLRNYWGYNTFGFLAPHIEYSSNPDQPASAVTEFKAMVREFHNAGIEVILDVVYNHTAEGNHLGPTVSFRGIDNAAYYRLVDDNPEMYMDYTGTGNSLNGRHPHTLQLIMDSLRYWILEMHVDGFRFDLASTLARELHDVDRLSAFFDLVQQDPVVSQVKLIAEPWDIGEGGYQVGNFPPLWTEWNGKYRDTVRDYWRGEPSTLGEFASRLTGSSDLYEATGRRPLASINFVIAHDGFTLRDLVSYNEKHNEANGEDNRDGESHNRSWNCGVEGPTDDPEINALRARQQRNILATLFLSQGTPMLAHGDEIGRTQQGNNNVYCQDSELSWVDWSLAEENADLLEFTRKAIALRTAHPVFRRRRFFGGKPIRWGDQARDIAWLTPAGVEMTSEDWDSGFGKSLAVFFNGKGLGEKDERGEWVVDDSFFICFNAHYEPIDFHLPPEQYGSEWVGELDTTHPTGDSDLTAASGHSVTVGGRSVLVLRATS from the coding sequence ATGCCGGACGACCCGGTCCAGGTCGATGCGCTCGTCGAACCCGAACCCGCACCCATCCCGGTGTGGCCGGGAACCCCGTACCCGCTCGGAGCGACCTACGACGGTGCGGGAACGAACTTCTCGCTGTTCTCCGAGGTCGCCGAGGCCGTCGAGCTGTGCCTCATCGACCGGGACGGCAAGGAACGGCGTATCCGGCTCGAAGAGGTCGACGGCTACTGCTGGCACTGCTACCTGCCGAACGTGGTCCCGGGACAGTTCTACGGCTTCCGCGTGTACGGCCCCTACGATCCTGCCCGCGGACTGCGATGCGACCCGAGCAAGCTGCTTCTCGACCCGTACGGCAAGGCTTTCCACGGCGATTTCGACGGCGACCCCTCACTGTTCTCCTACCCGCTGCCGACACCCGACGACGCGGAGGACTCTGCCGGGGACCACGGCGAGGGACCTGCGGCGGACACCGGTGATGCGGCGGGCGGCGATCCGGAGAACGAGGCCGCCCCCGGGGACACCGATGCCGATGAGGTGGACACCGAAGCCGGCGACACCGAACCCGAGGGCGATGCAGACGAGGGCACTGCTGCCGACCGCGGGGTCACCGGAACCGCTGAGGCCACTAAAGCCAGTGATGATGCGGAATCGGTTGAGCTCGAGCCGCTTCCGGAGATCGATCCCGCGCCCGAGTATCCGATGCCCGGGCTCGACTCGCTGGGGCACACGATGGTCTCGGTGGTCATCAACCCGTACTTCGACTGGCAGAACGACCGGTCGCCCAACCGTCCCTACCACCAGACGGTCATCTACGAAGCCCACGTCAAGGGCATGACCGCCACCCATCCCGGTGTGCCCGAGAGCCTGCGCGGCACCTACGCGGGACTCTGCCATCCGGTGATCATCGACCATCTCAAGTCTCTGGGGATCACCGCGATCGAACTGATGCCGGTGCACCAGTTCATGCAGGACTTCACCCTCCGGGATCAGGGCCTGCGAAACTACTGGGGTTACAACACCTTCGGGTTCCTCGCCCCGCACATCGAGTACTCGTCGAACCCCGACCAACCCGCGAGCGCAGTGACCGAGTTCAAGGCGATGGTGCGCGAGTTCCACAACGCCGGCATCGAGGTCATCCTCGATGTGGTCTACAACCACACCGCCGAGGGCAACCACCTCGGTCCGACGGTGTCTTTCCGCGGGATCGACAACGCCGCCTACTACCGTCTCGTGGACGACAACCCCGAGATGTACATGGACTACACGGGTACCGGCAACAGCCTCAACGGACGGCATCCGCACACGTTGCAGCTCATCATGGACTCGCTGCGCTACTGGATCCTGGAGATGCACGTCGACGGTTTCCGCTTCGATCTCGCCTCGACGCTGGCCCGCGAACTCCACGACGTCGACCGACTCTCGGCGTTCTTCGATCTGGTGCAACAGGATCCGGTGGTGAGCCAGGTGAAGCTGATCGCCGAGCCGTGGGACATCGGCGAGGGTGGTTATCAGGTAGGCAACTTCCCGCCGTTGTGGACCGAGTGGAACGGGAAGTACCGCGACACCGTGCGCGACTACTGGCGTGGCGAACCGTCGACGCTGGGCGAGTTCGCCTCCCGACTCACCGGGTCGTCGGACCTGTACGAGGCGACCGGTCGCCGCCCGCTCGCGAGCATCAACTTCGTGATCGCCCACGACGGTTTCACGCTGCGTGACCTGGTGTCGTACAACGAGAAGCACAACGAGGCCAACGGCGAGGACAACCGCGACGGCGAGAGCCACAACCGGTCCTGGAACTGTGGCGTCGAGGGTCCGACCGACGATCCCGAGATCAACGCCCTGCGTGCCCGGCAGCAGCGCAACATCCTGGCGACGCTGTTCTTGTCGCAGGGCACGCCGATGCTGGCCCATGGTGACGAGATCGGACGCACCCAGCAGGGCAACAACAACGTGTACTGCCAGGACTCCGAATTGTCCTGGGTGGACTGGTCTCTCGCCGAGGAGAACGCCGACCTCCTGGAGTTCACCCGCAAGGCCATCGCGCTGCGCACCGCCCATCCGGTGTTCCGCCGTCGACGCTTCTTCGGCGGCAAACCGATCCGATGGGGCGATCAGGCCCGAGACATCGCGTGGCTCACCCCCGCCGGCGTGGAGATGACGTCCGAGGACTGGGACAGCGGATTCGGCAAGAGCCTCGCGGTGTTCTTCAACGGGAAGGGACTCGGAGAGAAGGACGAGCGCGGCGAGTGGGTCGTCGACGACTCGTTCTTCATCTGCTTCAACGCCCACTACGAGCCCATCGACTTCCATCTGCCGCCGGAGCAGTACGGCTCCGAGTGGGTCGGCGAACTCGACACGACCCATCCGACCGGCGACTCGGATCTGACTGCCGCATCCGGTCATTCGGTGACGGTGGGCGGTCGGTCGGTGCTCGTGCTGCGGGCGACGTCCTGA